A single genomic interval of Nocardioides nitrophenolicus harbors:
- a CDS encoding MFS transporter → MISLKSFWTALPTEGRWLLSTVAISTLGRGLVLPFTLIYLHEVRGFGLGLSGALMAVIALSAFVVTGPSGALTDRYGARVVMLGGQSAMVLGTVLLAFATTPAAAAVALVLLGINFGASWPAFNSLIATVVEGEVRQQYFGVNFALTNLGLGVGGIVGGLFADVARPETFTAIYLADAASGLIPLALFLGPLRHLHGRVLHPPRDLAAGMAPGYRAILRSPAVRWLTLLTFVATFIGYGQFEVGLPAFARGDAGLSTELIGVGFALNTFVIVAFQFTAMGRIRGRRRTRVLAVMAVLWAAAWLLLGAGALAPGSALAIIGLLGFGIVFGIGETLLQPTLPAINNDLAADHLRGRYNALNAAAVQAGTVAGPIVAGVLLEHGLGAALIALMVLGCVAIVAVTTVLERHLPAAVNGRVVVVPEAVR, encoded by the coding sequence ATGATCTCGTTGAAGTCGTTCTGGACCGCACTCCCCACCGAAGGCCGGTGGCTGCTGTCCACGGTGGCGATCTCCACCCTCGGCCGCGGCCTGGTGCTGCCGTTCACCCTCATCTACCTGCACGAGGTGCGCGGCTTCGGGCTCGGGCTGTCCGGCGCACTGATGGCCGTCATCGCCCTGTCGGCGTTCGTGGTGACCGGCCCCAGCGGCGCGCTCACCGACAGGTACGGCGCCCGGGTGGTCATGCTGGGCGGCCAGTCGGCGATGGTGCTGGGCACCGTGCTGCTCGCGTTCGCGACCACCCCGGCCGCGGCAGCGGTCGCGCTGGTCCTGCTCGGCATCAACTTCGGCGCCTCGTGGCCGGCGTTCAACTCCCTCATCGCGACCGTGGTCGAGGGCGAGGTGCGCCAGCAGTACTTCGGCGTGAACTTCGCGCTCACCAACCTCGGGCTCGGCGTCGGCGGCATCGTGGGCGGGCTGTTCGCCGACGTCGCGCGGCCGGAGACCTTCACCGCGATCTACCTGGCCGACGCGGCCTCCGGCCTGATCCCGCTCGCGCTCTTCCTCGGTCCGCTGCGCCACCTGCACGGCCGGGTGCTGCACCCGCCTCGCGACCTCGCGGCCGGCATGGCGCCCGGCTACCGCGCCATCCTGCGCAGTCCCGCGGTGCGCTGGCTGACCCTGCTGACCTTCGTCGCCACCTTCATCGGCTACGGCCAGTTCGAGGTCGGGCTGCCGGCCTTCGCCCGCGGCGACGCCGGGCTGTCGACGGAGCTGATCGGCGTCGGCTTCGCGCTCAACACCTTCGTCATCGTCGCCTTCCAGTTCACCGCGATGGGCCGGATCCGGGGCCGGCGCCGCACCCGAGTGCTGGCGGTGATGGCCGTGCTCTGGGCCGCCGCCTGGCTGCTCCTCGGCGCCGGCGCGCTCGCCCCCGGCAGTGCGCTGGCGATCATCGGCCTGCTCGGCTTCGGCATCGTGTTCGGCATCGGCGAGACCCTGCTCCAGCCCACCCTGCCCGCGATCAACAACGACCTCGCCGCCGACCACCTCCGCGGCCGCTACAACGCCCTCAACGCCGCCGCCGTCCAGGCCGGCACCGTCGCCGGGCCGATCGTCGCGGGAGTGCTCCTCGAGCACGGTCTGGGCGCCGCGCTGATCGCGCTGATGGTGCTCGGGTGCGTCGCGATCGTGGCGGTGACGACGGTGCTCGAGCGGCACCTGCCGGCCGCGGTCAACGGGCGGGTGGTCGTCGTACCGGAAGCGGTCAGGTAG
- a CDS encoding MFS transporter, giving the protein MGASRRDLRRVAAGEVRSFWAALPREGRWLLSTVAIQTLGRGLTLPFTLIYLHEVRGFDLGLSGTLMALIAVVGFLVTGPGGALVDRYGARAVLLVGLAAMIAGNLTLAFATTPALAAVALVLVGFNFGVSWPAFNALIAAVVSGELRQQYFGINFALVNLGIGVGGVVGGLFADVDRPGTFTAIFVGDALTGLVPLALLLGPLRHVHGRASAPADGATPEAVGYLAILRQPAVRWLTLLTFVGTFIGYGQHEAGFPGFARQAAEVSTRTVGLAFAVNTVVIVVLQFSVLNRIKRHLRTRVMIAMAAIWAVAWALLGAAGVVPGGGLAIAGVLAYMAVFALGETLLQPTVPAMANDLATDHTRGRYNAITAAAFQGGAIAGPVVAGFLLQHHLGAAYVGVMVAGCAAIAVMALVLERHVPAAANGVGASSATAEVT; this is encoded by the coding sequence GTGGGTGCGTCGCGGCGCGACCTACGCCGCGTCGCTGCCGGCGAAGTGAGGTCCTTCTGGGCGGCGCTGCCCAGGGAGGGCCGCTGGCTGCTGTCGACCGTCGCGATCCAGACCCTCGGCCGCGGCCTGACGCTGCCGTTCACGCTGATCTACCTGCACGAGGTCCGCGGCTTCGACCTAGGGCTGTCCGGCACCCTGATGGCACTGATCGCGGTGGTCGGCTTCCTGGTGACCGGTCCGGGCGGCGCCCTCGTCGACCGCTACGGCGCCCGCGCGGTGCTGCTGGTCGGGTTGGCCGCCATGATCGCCGGCAACCTGACCCTCGCCTTCGCGACGACGCCGGCGCTCGCCGCGGTGGCGCTGGTCCTGGTCGGCTTCAACTTCGGCGTGTCCTGGCCGGCGTTCAACGCGCTGATCGCGGCGGTGGTGAGCGGGGAGCTGCGCCAGCAGTACTTCGGCATCAACTTCGCGCTGGTCAACCTCGGCATCGGCGTCGGCGGTGTGGTCGGCGGGCTGTTCGCCGACGTCGACCGGCCCGGCACCTTCACCGCGATCTTCGTCGGCGACGCGCTCACCGGCCTGGTCCCGCTCGCCCTGCTGCTCGGCCCGTTGCGCCACGTCCACGGGCGGGCGAGCGCGCCGGCGGACGGCGCCACCCCCGAGGCGGTCGGCTACCTCGCCATCCTCAGGCAGCCGGCGGTGCGCTGGCTGACCCTGCTCACCTTCGTCGGCACCTTCATCGGCTACGGCCAGCACGAGGCCGGCTTCCCGGGCTTCGCGCGCCAGGCCGCGGAGGTGTCGACCCGCACCGTCGGGCTGGCGTTCGCGGTCAACACGGTGGTGATCGTGGTGCTGCAGTTCTCGGTGCTCAACCGGATCAAGCGACACCTGCGCACCCGGGTGATGATCGCCATGGCCGCGATCTGGGCGGTGGCGTGGGCGCTGCTCGGCGCGGCGGGCGTGGTGCCGGGCGGGGGCCTGGCGATCGCGGGCGTGCTCGCCTACATGGCGGTGTTCGCGCTCGGCGAGACCCTGCTCCAGCCGACCGTCCCGGCGATGGCCAACGACCTCGCGACCGACCACACCCGCGGTCGCTACAACGCGATCACCGCGGCGGCCTTCCAGGGCGGGGCGATCGCCGGTCCGGTGGTCGCCGGCTTCCTGCTGCAGCACCACCTCGGAGCGGCGTACGTCGGCGTGATGGTCGCCGGCTGCGCGGCGATCGCGGTGATGGCGCTGGTCCTCGAGCGGCACGTCCCGGCGGCCGCCAACGGCGTCGGCGCGAGCTCCGCCACCGCCGAGGTGACCTGA
- a CDS encoding TfoX/Sxy family protein, with the protein MAYDEELAGRLRDLLAEEPGAAGRELTEKRMFGGLGFMVDGHMALAASGQGGLMVRVDPAEGEELVATTPAYPMEMRGRSMTGWLRVDLADLATDEALAAWVRRGATYAASLPAK; encoded by the coding sequence ATGGCGTACGACGAAGAGCTGGCCGGGCGGCTCCGCGACCTCCTCGCCGAGGAGCCGGGGGCGGCGGGCCGCGAGCTGACGGAGAAGAGGATGTTCGGCGGGCTGGGTTTCATGGTCGACGGCCACATGGCGCTCGCGGCCAGCGGCCAGGGCGGCCTGATGGTGCGCGTCGACCCGGCGGAGGGCGAGGAGCTGGTGGCGACCACGCCGGCGTACCCGATGGAGATGCGGGGGCGGTCGATGACGGGCTGGCTGCGCGTCGATCTCGCCGACCTCGCCACCGACGAGGCGCTGGCCGCGTGGGTGCGTCGCGGCGCGACCTACGCCGCGTCGCTGCCGGCGAAGTGA
- a CDS encoding TIGR03086 family metal-binding protein: MIPAEPAEEHRTVAGVFGEKVRGVGADGWDAPTPVAEWRARDVVRHLVEWFPAFLADGSDLRLAAGPDVDADPVAAWEHHAAGVQALLDDPATADVVFDHPRLPLLHLPQAISQFYTGDVFMHTWDLARATGQDDTLDAERCRVMVEGMAPLDEMLRQSGQYGARVPVPEDAPWQDRLVGFIGRDPSWRP, translated from the coding sequence ATGATCCCGGCCGAGCCCGCCGAGGAGCACCGCACCGTCGCGGGCGTCTTCGGCGAGAAGGTGCGCGGAGTCGGCGCGGACGGCTGGGACGCGCCGACCCCGGTCGCCGAGTGGCGCGCCCGCGACGTCGTCCGACACCTGGTCGAGTGGTTCCCCGCCTTCCTCGCCGACGGCTCCGACCTGCGGCTCGCGGCCGGACCCGACGTGGACGCCGACCCGGTCGCGGCCTGGGAGCACCACGCCGCCGGCGTGCAGGCACTGCTCGACGACCCGGCCACGGCGGACGTGGTCTTCGACCACCCGCGGCTGCCTCTGCTGCACCTCCCCCAGGCGATCTCGCAGTTCTACACCGGCGACGTCTTCATGCACACCTGGGACCTGGCCCGCGCCACCGGCCAGGACGACACCCTCGACGCCGAGCGCTGCCGGGTGATGGTCGAGGGAATGGCACCGCTCGACGAGATGCTGCGCCAGAGCGGCCAGTACGGCGCCCGGGTGCCGGTCCCCGAGGACGCGCCCTGGCAGGACCGGCTGGTCGGGTTCATCGGCCGCGACCCGTCCTGGCGGCCGTAG
- a CDS encoding SRPBCC family protein, which produces MTTTPETLIEADPEVPTVRMVREFDAPRELVFRAHVEPDLVKQWLGPDSIGMDIDVWDIRTGGEYRYTATREGAEVAHFYGAVHRVDQNEKIVQTFGFEEMPDAVSLDTMVFVELPGGRCRLEALSVVYDFESRAGMLASGMEVGVNEGYAALDRLLASLTGAQG; this is translated from the coding sequence ATGACCACCACCCCCGAGACCCTCATCGAGGCCGACCCCGAGGTGCCGACCGTGCGGATGGTCCGCGAGTTCGACGCCCCGCGCGAGCTCGTCTTCCGCGCCCACGTCGAGCCGGACCTGGTCAAGCAGTGGCTGGGTCCCGACTCGATCGGGATGGACATCGACGTGTGGGACATCCGCACCGGCGGCGAGTACCGCTACACCGCGACCCGGGAGGGCGCGGAGGTCGCGCACTTCTACGGCGCGGTGCACCGGGTCGACCAGAACGAGAAGATCGTGCAGACCTTCGGTTTCGAGGAGATGCCCGACGCGGTCAGCCTCGACACCATGGTCTTCGTCGAGCTGCCCGGCGGCCGGTGCCGGCTCGAGGCGCTGTCGGTGGTCTACGACTTCGAGTCCCGCGCCGGGATGCTCGCCAGCGGGATGGAGGTCGGCGTCAACGAGGGGTACGCCGCACTCGACCGCCTGCTCGCCTCCCTGACCGGAGCCCAGGGATGA
- a CDS encoding ArsR/SmtB family transcription factor has protein sequence MVEQDDRLSRVFGALADPTRRDMVARLAAGDATVSELAAPYDVSLQAVSKHLKVLEEAGLVSRSRDAQRRPVHLDAEVFDLMTKWIERYRRQAEERYRRLDQVLARMQGEDDQRNEGAAG, from the coding sequence ATGGTTGAGCAAGACGACCGACTCTCCCGGGTCTTCGGCGCCCTCGCCGACCCGACCCGGCGCGACATGGTGGCCCGGCTCGCGGCGGGCGACGCGACGGTGAGCGAGCTCGCGGCGCCGTACGACGTGTCGCTCCAGGCGGTCTCCAAGCATCTCAAGGTGCTGGAGGAGGCCGGTCTGGTCAGCCGCAGCCGGGACGCGCAGCGGCGTCCGGTCCACCTGGACGCGGAGGTGTTCGACCTGATGACGAAGTGGATCGAGCGCTACCGACGGCAGGCCGAGGAGCGCTACCGCCGACTGGACCAGGTCCTCGCCCGGATGCAGGGCGAGGACGATCAGCGAAACGAAGGAGCAGCAGGATGA
- a CDS encoding NUDIX hydrolase: protein MSYTTEYPPFAVAVDLAVFTIRDGALAVLLVERGEEPYAGSWALPGGFVEPDEDAEQAAWRELREETGMARFPGHLEQLRTYSAPDRDPRQRVVSIAHVALAPDLPEPQAGTDASDARWWVVDDLLEGGDDGDGPTLAFDHRQILLDARERVRAKLEYTTLATEFVAEPFTLPELRRVYAAVWGTPPDLGNFRRKVLGTDGFVVPTDVRGEATEAGGRRALLYRRGPATVVSPPMARG from the coding sequence ATGAGCTACACCACCGAGTACCCGCCGTTCGCGGTGGCCGTGGACCTGGCCGTGTTCACCATCCGCGACGGCGCCCTCGCCGTCCTCCTGGTCGAGCGCGGAGAGGAGCCGTACGCCGGCTCCTGGGCGCTGCCCGGCGGGTTCGTCGAACCCGACGAGGACGCCGAGCAGGCCGCCTGGCGTGAGCTGCGCGAGGAGACCGGCATGGCGCGCTTCCCCGGGCATCTCGAGCAGCTGCGCACCTACTCCGCCCCCGACCGCGACCCGCGCCAGCGTGTCGTCTCGATCGCCCACGTCGCCCTGGCCCCCGACCTGCCGGAGCCCCAGGCCGGCACCGACGCCTCCGACGCGCGATGGTGGGTGGTCGACGACCTGCTCGAGGGCGGCGACGACGGCGACGGGCCCACGCTCGCCTTCGACCACCGCCAGATCCTGCTCGACGCCCGCGAGCGGGTCCGGGCCAAGCTGGAGTACACCACCCTCGCCACCGAGTTCGTCGCCGAGCCGTTCACGCTCCCCGAGCTGCGCCGGGTGTACGCCGCCGTGTGGGGCACGCCGCCCGACCTCGGCAACTTCCGCCGCAAGGTGCTCGGGACCGACGGCTTCGTCGTCCCCACCGACGTGCGGGGCGAGGCCACCGAGGCCGGTGGCCGGCGGGCATTGCTGTACCGGCGCGGCCCGGCGACCGTCGTATCGCCGCCGATGGCGCGGGGCTGA
- a CDS encoding isochorismatase family protein — MDSTRALVVVDVQNDFVEGGSLGVTGGREVAGRISDHLAAHAGDYAVVAASRDWHHAGDTNGGHFHEPGTEPDFVTTWPVHCVQGETGAEYAPELATAAVTHHVVKGMGEPAYSAFEGVTADGERLADVLRDAGVTEVDVTGIATDYCVRATALDAVREGFRVRLLAGLHAGVAPDSSKAALEELAAAGVEVTR; from the coding sequence ATGGACAGCACCCGGGCCCTGGTCGTCGTCGACGTCCAGAACGACTTCGTCGAGGGCGGCTCGCTGGGCGTCACCGGCGGGCGCGAGGTCGCCGGTCGGATCAGCGACCACCTCGCCGCCCACGCCGGCGACTACGCCGTGGTCGCGGCCTCCCGCGACTGGCACCACGCGGGCGACACCAACGGCGGCCACTTCCACGAGCCCGGCACCGAGCCGGACTTCGTGACCACCTGGCCGGTGCACTGCGTACAGGGCGAGACGGGCGCGGAGTACGCGCCGGAGCTGGCGACCGCCGCCGTGACCCACCACGTGGTCAAGGGCATGGGCGAGCCGGCGTACTCCGCCTTCGAGGGGGTCACCGCCGACGGCGAGCGGCTGGCCGACGTGCTGCGCGACGCCGGGGTCACCGAGGTCGACGTCACCGGCATCGCCACCGACTACTGCGTCCGCGCCACCGCGCTCGACGCCGTGCGCGAGGGCTTCCGGGTCCGGCTGCTCGCCGGCCTGCACGCCGGCGTCGCACCCGACTCGTCGAAGGCGGCGCTCGAGGAGCTCGCCGCGGCCGGCGTGGAGGTGACCCGATGA
- a CDS encoding HsdM family class I SAM-dependent methyltransferase gives MARGHEADEAATAYERHLAVNDRDRRRAQGSFYTPAELVDWVLDHALPAAGTVLDPACGTGHFLVAAARRLGVRAVHGSDLDPEAVRIARERLQALEPDLSAAEIAERVVVADGLVAWEGRTFDAVVGNPPFLGQLRRRSAGRSEDHRRGLGAYTDTSAVFLRRALDLVGPGGTVALVQPLSVLATRDAGPVREAVAAHGAVTDFWCAARPVFDGTTVLTCVPVVRVGARPATDPDGWGALAAPHFGIPAVRLVSSRPLGDLATCTADFRDQYYGLAPFVHDRLPGGTPLVTTGLIDPAELRWGRAPTRFARRSYDAPAVDLAALRSDGTLAAWAESRLVPKLLVAGQGRVIEAVADEAGGWLPSVPVVSVVPHDGEDLWRLLAVLLAPPVAAHAATRYLGAGLTAGSVKVSARQLAGLPLPSDAGAWRAGARLAEAAQRADADGRAARLGELAEVMTAAYGLPAGHEVVDWWRRRQVRSPGG, from the coding sequence ATGGCGCGCGGGCACGAGGCGGACGAGGCGGCCACTGCCTACGAGCGCCATCTGGCCGTCAACGACCGCGACCGCAGGCGCGCCCAGGGCTCGTTCTACACCCCGGCCGAGCTGGTCGACTGGGTGCTCGACCATGCGCTGCCGGCGGCCGGGACGGTGCTCGACCCCGCCTGCGGAACCGGGCACTTCCTGGTCGCGGCGGCACGCCGACTCGGCGTGCGCGCCGTGCACGGCTCCGACCTCGACCCGGAGGCGGTGCGGATCGCACGGGAGCGGCTGCAGGCACTCGAGCCGGACCTCTCGGCCGCGGAGATCGCCGAGCGGGTCGTGGTCGCCGACGGGCTGGTCGCCTGGGAGGGCCGGACCTTCGACGCCGTCGTCGGCAATCCGCCCTTCCTGGGTCAGCTGCGCCGGCGCTCGGCCGGGCGCAGCGAGGACCACCGGCGCGGCCTGGGCGCCTACACCGACACCAGCGCGGTCTTCCTGCGCCGCGCGCTCGACCTGGTCGGGCCGGGCGGCACGGTCGCGCTCGTCCAGCCGCTCTCCGTACTCGCCACGCGCGACGCGGGCCCGGTCCGGGAGGCGGTCGCCGCGCACGGCGCGGTCACCGACTTCTGGTGCGCCGCGCGGCCGGTCTTCGACGGGACCACCGTGCTCACCTGCGTCCCGGTGGTGCGCGTGGGCGCCCGGCCCGCCACCGACCCCGACGGCTGGGGCGCGCTGGCCGCTCCTCACTTCGGCATCCCGGCCGTGCGCCTGGTCAGTTCGCGGCCGCTCGGGGACCTGGCGACCTGCACCGCCGACTTCCGCGACCAGTACTACGGCCTGGCGCCCTTCGTCCACGACCGCCTGCCCGGCGGCACGCCGCTCGTCACCACCGGTCTGATCGACCCCGCCGAGCTGCGCTGGGGGAGAGCGCCGACCCGCTTCGCCCGCCGCTCGTACGACGCCCCGGCGGTCGACCTCGCCGCCCTGCGATCCGACGGCACGCTCGCGGCGTGGGCCGAGTCCCGGCTGGTGCCCAAGCTGCTGGTGGCCGGGCAGGGCCGGGTGATCGAGGCGGTCGCCGACGAGGCCGGCGGCTGGCTGCCGTCGGTGCCGGTGGTGAGCGTCGTACCTCATGACGGCGAGGACCTGTGGCGGCTGCTGGCCGTGCTGCTGGCGCCGCCGGTCGCCGCCCACGCCGCCACCCGCTACCTCGGCGCCGGGCTGACCGCGGGCTCGGTCAAGGTCAGCGCCCGCCAGCTCGCCGGGCTGCCCCTCCCGAGCGACGCCGGCGCGTGGCGGGCGGGCGCGCGGCTGGCCGAGGCGGCCCAGCGCGCGGACGCGGACGGGCGCGCGGCACGCCTCGGTGAGCTGGCGGAGGTGATGACCGCCGCCTACGGCCTGCCGGCCGGGCACGAGGTGGTCGACTGGTGGCGACGGCGGCAGGTGCGATCCCCGGGCGGCTGA
- a CDS encoding VOC family protein has translation MSDFLADGVELFAGICVRDHAAVRPWYEALLGGPPSFMAHETESVWEVAPHRWLVVEERPERAGGAVQTLFVADLDDRVAAIRARGIEPDAEEVYGEGVRKVIFRDPDGNEVGFGGNPEADLVTDG, from the coding sequence ATGAGCGATTTCCTGGCCGACGGAGTCGAGCTGTTCGCGGGCATCTGCGTGCGGGACCACGCCGCGGTCCGGCCGTGGTACGAGGCGCTGTTGGGCGGGCCGCCGTCGTTCATGGCGCACGAGACCGAGTCCGTGTGGGAGGTGGCCCCGCACCGCTGGCTGGTCGTCGAGGAGCGTCCCGAGCGGGCCGGTGGCGCCGTGCAGACGCTCTTCGTCGCCGACCTCGACGACCGGGTGGCGGCGATCAGGGCCCGCGGGATCGAACCGGACGCCGAGGAGGTCTACGGCGAGGGCGTGCGCAAGGTGATCTTCCGGGACCCGGACGGCAACGAGGTCGGCTTCGGGGGCAATCCCGAAGCCGACCTCGTGACGGACGGCTGA
- a CDS encoding IclR family transcriptional regulator, whose translation MPQVPAATRALRVLRFLAAQPEPVPVERIARELAIPRSTTYHLLQAMADEGFVVHLPDDRRYGLGVAAFEVGSGYARQAPLQRLARRPLAALVDRTGHSAHLAVPHGRDVLYVVEERAPGRPPLVTDVGVRLPSHLTASGRAILAHLPASQVRALYPDRASFVDRTGVGPSSPTALRSVLAQTRQRGFAVEDSEVTQGMASVAAAVLDHNAMPVAGVAITYPTDELDAGQRARLARAVVATAGTLGRRLRGR comes from the coding sequence ATGCCCCAGGTTCCCGCCGCGACCAGGGCCCTGCGCGTGCTGCGCTTCCTCGCCGCGCAGCCGGAGCCGGTCCCGGTCGAGCGGATCGCGCGCGAGCTGGCGATCCCCCGGTCCACGACGTACCACCTGCTCCAGGCGATGGCCGACGAGGGCTTCGTGGTGCACCTGCCCGACGACCGTCGCTACGGCCTCGGGGTGGCGGCCTTCGAGGTCGGCTCGGGCTACGCACGTCAGGCCCCGCTGCAGCGCCTGGCCCGCCGGCCGCTCGCCGCTCTCGTCGACCGCACCGGCCACAGCGCCCACCTCGCGGTCCCCCACGGCCGCGACGTGCTGTACGTCGTGGAGGAGCGTGCCCCCGGACGGCCCCCACTCGTCACCGACGTCGGCGTCCGGCTGCCCTCGCACCTGACCGCCAGCGGACGCGCGATCCTCGCGCACCTGCCGGCCAGCCAGGTCCGCGCGCTCTACCCGGACCGGGCGTCGTTCGTGGACCGGACCGGCGTCGGCCCCAGCTCACCCACGGCGTTGCGCTCGGTGCTCGCCCAGACCCGGCAGCGCGGGTTCGCGGTCGAGGACAGCGAGGTCACCCAGGGCATGGCGAGCGTCGCGGCCGCCGTTCTCGACCACAACGCGATGCCGGTCGCCGGGGTCGCCATCACCTACCCGACCGACGAGTTGGACGCCGGGCAGCGCGCCCGGCTGGCGCGAGCGGTCGTCGCCACGGCCGGCACTCTCGGCCGCCGGCTGCGCGGCCGATAG
- the hutH gene encoding histidine ammonia-lyase — MEKVTIGTGAVSFDDVVAVARGGAGVVLSDEALAAIDKARAVIEDLAASPTPHYGVSTGFGALATRHIAPELRAQLQRSLVRSHAAGSGPEVEREVVRGLMLLRLSTLATGRTGVRRETAELLAALLTHGITPVVHEYGSLGCSGDLAPLAHCALALMGEGPVRTADGELTDAATALAAAGLTPVELQEKEGLALINGTDGMLGMLVLAIHDLTELLKVADISAAMSVEGQLGTDRVFAPELQAIRPHPGQAASAANLTALLRDSGVVASHRGPDCNRVQDAYSLRCSPQVHGGVRDTVAHAASVASRELASAVDNPVVLADQGRVESNGNFHGAPVAYVLDFLAIVTADLASIAERRTDRFLDKARNHGLPPFLADDPGVDSGLMIAQYTQAAIVSELKRLANPASVDSIPSSAMQEDHVSMGWSSARKLRRSVDGLTRVLAIELMTAARALNLRAPLTPSPATGAVAELLRGAGVGGPGTDRFLAPEIDTAYQLVADRSVTAAVANVIGELA; from the coding sequence ATGGAGAAAGTGACGATCGGTACGGGTGCGGTCTCGTTCGACGACGTGGTCGCGGTCGCCCGTGGGGGCGCCGGTGTGGTGCTCAGCGACGAGGCCCTGGCGGCCATCGACAAGGCGCGCGCGGTCATCGAGGACCTCGCCGCGTCCCCGACGCCCCACTACGGCGTCTCCACCGGGTTCGGCGCGCTCGCCACCCGGCACATCGCCCCCGAGCTGCGCGCCCAGCTGCAGCGCTCGCTGGTCCGCTCGCACGCGGCCGGCAGCGGCCCCGAGGTCGAGCGCGAGGTGGTCCGCGGCCTGATGCTGCTGCGCCTGTCGACGCTGGCGACCGGCCGCACCGGCGTACGGCGGGAGACCGCCGAGCTGCTCGCCGCCCTGCTGACCCACGGCATCACGCCCGTCGTGCACGAGTACGGCTCGCTCGGCTGCTCCGGCGACCTGGCGCCGCTGGCGCACTGCGCGCTCGCGCTCATGGGGGAGGGCCCGGTGCGCACGGCCGACGGCGAGCTCACGGATGCCGCCACCGCCCTCGCCGCGGCCGGGCTGACGCCGGTCGAGCTGCAGGAGAAGGAGGGCCTGGCCCTCATCAACGGCACCGACGGCATGCTCGGCATGCTCGTGCTCGCGATCCACGACCTGACCGAGCTGCTCAAGGTCGCCGACATCTCCGCGGCCATGTCGGTCGAGGGCCAGCTCGGCACCGACCGGGTGTTCGCGCCCGAGCTGCAGGCCATCCGCCCGCACCCCGGCCAGGCGGCCTCCGCGGCCAACCTCACCGCGCTGCTGCGCGACTCCGGCGTCGTCGCCTCGCACCGCGGCCCCGACTGCAACCGGGTGCAGGACGCGTACTCGCTGCGCTGCTCGCCCCAGGTCCACGGCGGCGTGCGCGACACGGTCGCCCACGCGGCCTCGGTGGCCTCTCGCGAGCTCGCGTCGGCCGTCGACAACCCGGTGGTCCTCGCCGACCAGGGCCGCGTCGAGTCCAACGGCAACTTCCACGGCGCGCCGGTCGCCTACGTGCTCGACTTCCTCGCGATCGTCACCGCCGACCTCGCGTCGATCGCGGAGCGTCGTACCGACCGCTTCCTCGACAAGGCCCGCAACCACGGCCTCCCGCCGTTCCTGGCCGACGACCCGGGCGTCGACTCCGGCCTGATGATCGCGCAGTACACCCAGGCCGCGATCGTCTCCGAGCTCAAGCGCCTGGCCAACCCCGCCAGCGTCGACTCGATCCCGTCGAGCGCCATGCAGGAGGACCACGTCTCGATGGGCTGGTCGTCCGCGCGCAAGCTCCGCCGCTCGGTCGACGGGCTCACCCGAGTCCTCGCGATCGAGCTGATGACGGCGGCCCGGGCGCTCAACCTGCGCGCCCCGCTCACCCCCAGCCCCGCCACCGGCGCCGTCGCCGAGCTGCTCCGCGGCGCCGGCGTCGGCGGCCCCGGCACCGACCGCTTCCTCGCCCCCGAGATCGACACCGCCTACCAGCTCGTCGCCGACCGCTCCGTCACCGCGGCCGTCGCGAACGTGATCGGAGAACTCGCATGA